The genomic DNA ACAGTCAGTGCCAGTGAAGGAATGTTTGATGTTGCCCCTCTACAAAACCATCCCATCCCCCGTCGGCCAACTGATCCTCGTCGCCCGGGAGACAAGACTGGCGGCCATCCTGTGGGAAAACGAGCGGCTCAATCGGGTGCGTCTGGGGCCTTTGGAGGAAGACACCCAGCATCCAGTCCTCAAGGAAACCGAACGTCAGTTGCTGGAATACTTCGCCGGTCAGCGCCGTCGTTTCGAATTGGAGCTGGACTTTGCCGGCACTGATTTCCAGGTCCGAGTCTGGCACGCCTTGTTGACCATCCCCTTTGGAGAAACCCGCAGCTACCGCGACATCGCCCTCCAGATCGGCCAACCGACGGCGGTCCGGGCGGTCGGCGCCGCCAATGGTCGCAACCCCATCTCGATCATCGCCCCGTGCCACCGCGTCATCGGCAGCTCCGGCAGCCTTACCGGCTTCGCTGGCGGCCTGGCGGCCAAACAATTTCTGCTCAGCCTCGAAGGCCAGCAGAGCCTGCAGTTGGCGTTCTGACTGCCACTTTCCTTGTGGGAGTGGATGCAAATTTATAGTCACCCCAAAACAACTGTGGGAGCGAGCTTGCTCGCGATAGCAGATAGTCAGCTTGCGAATGTGTTGGCTGTGCCGCCGTCATCGCGAACAAGCTCGCTCCCACATTGATCGCAGATCACAGGTTTCAGGGGGATGGAGGTTTGGGAGCCCGCATGCGTGTCGGTGGCTGGCCGTTGGCGTTGTGCTGGTAGATCTGCGTGGGCTGGCCCTGTTCATTGAAGAACACCTGACCAATGCCGGCGCTGTTCCACAACCGTTCGCCCGCTGCGGCGTGTTCCGGGGTGTGGGGGACTATGCGCATGCTGCGGCGCTTGGTGAACCAGTTCAGGGGCGAGCGCGGCGAGTAGAGCCAGCGGTTCAGGCGGTCGAACCATTCCAGCAACACCGGCGGGAATTCATTCTTGATGCCGCTGCTGGTGATCTGCCAGATGCGCGGGCCGCCCTTGCGGTGTGGGATCAGCACCTCGTAGACGAAGGAATAATGCACGTCCCCTGACAGCACCACGTAATTACCCGGTGTGCGCGAGTGTCGGAAAATGTTCAGGATCACCTGGGCCGCGCCGCGATGGGCCATCCAGTTTTCCGCGTCCACCAGCAACGGATAACCGCACCAACTGAACACCCGCTGCACGGTCTCGATCAGCTTCACCCCGAAGATCGGCGCCGGTGAGACGATGATGGCCGAGGGGTGATCCAGCAACTCCTGCTGCAACTCGCTCAGGGCTTCCCAATCCAGCAGGCCGGAAGGCTGCTTGAGGTTGTTCTCGCTGCGCCAGCGGCGGGTCCGGGTGTCGAGCACCACCAGGGCTGGGGTGCTTGGCAGCACGTAATGCCAGTGCTGGAAAGCCAGCAAGGAGTCGATCAGTGTGTCCTGTGGCTCGCTGTCGAGGTAACGGTCCCGGGCTGTGTCGCTCAAGGCCAAGGTTTGCGGGAGTACGTCAACAAAGGCATCCGGGTTGTTGCCCCAGCCCTGGCAGAGCATGTAGGCGATCAAGGCATTGCCGATGATGCGTTTGGAGAACGGATGGCCGTAGGCCGTTTCCTCCCACTGCGCGGACAGATTCCAGTCATCGGTAATGTCATGGTCGTCGAAAATCATCAGGCACGACAAGTGCGCAAACACCCGTGCCACGCCGCCCAGTCCGGTCTTGAACGCATCGATGCGTTGCTGTTCCAGGTCGTAGCGCTGGCGCCGTTCGACGGTCAGCTCTGGCGGCTGCACCGCGATCAGTGTCCAGGGTACCGGCGACCACACCAGCAGGTACATCGCCATGACCTCGGCGAAGGTCACCAAGTGATTGTCGGCGCTACTGCTGGTGAAGATCGGCTTGCGCGCCCCGCCGAAAAAGCGTTCGCGCAGGGTTTCGTTGCTCTCCAGTGCCGGTAGCAAATCGGCGCGATGGTAATAACTGGCCGGGTGTTGGTAGAGCTTGGCGCTGTCTTCCACCACGGCGCCGTCCAGGCATTCCTCGAACAGCCCCAGGCGTTCGATCAGCCCGTGAATCGCCCGCAGCATGGGCCCTGCGACGTCGTCGGCATAGACCTGGTCGCCACTCATCATCAACAGTGCCGGGCGTTGCGCGGGTGCTTGCGCCAGCAGTCGGTCGACACAGAGCAGGCCGTCGTTGGCCGGGTAGTGGGGTTTTCGGCAAGAACCGTGGACCAATTGCTCGATGCGCGAGTGCAACATGAAGTTCGGGCACTGGGCGCCGTCATACAACAGGTGCGGCGCCCACTCGGCGATGGGCGCGTCGTCCACCAGCAGGTCGTAGTCAATCGCTACGTCCTGGGGCAGGGGCGCGTCGAGCGTCACATCGATCAAGTGCACAAACGCCCGCTGCCCCACCGGCACCACGGTGCAACGCGATGCATCGAGTTCCAGGTCGCCGACACCGTCAATGCGCAGCGTCAATGCCAACGCTCGCGTGCCCACCAGCCACATCACCAGGCGCGCAGGCTCCAGCCGCCGTAACAGCGGGCCGACCAGGACGGGGGGCAGGGTAGAGGTGAGGTCTGGGGTGGACGACAGCATTCGCGAGAAAAGCTCTGTTCAGGGAGAGGCGGGGATCATAGCGCAATGTGCCGGGTTGCTGGGGATGGGGAGGCATTGTGGTAACCCTGCTTTTGTGGCGAGGGGATTTATCCCCGCTGGGGTGCGAAGCGCCCCTAAAACCTGACACAGCGGTGTGCCTGGTTAATTGTTCGGGGCTGCTGCGCAGCCCAGCGGGGATAAATCCCCTCGCCACAAGGGGAAGTACTTGGCCATCTGATACCTATGCAAGTCACTGCATCATTGAGCGACGTTGGACGCCTGCGCCGCCTTGATCAAATCCGCCCCGATGTCCTTTTCGAACTTGGCCCACACCGGCTTCATCTTGTCACGCCAGGCGCTGCGTTCTTGCGGCGTGAGGGCAATGATCTCGGTGGTCTTGGCATCCAGCACATGCTGCTTGTCCTGCTGGTTGAATCGCTCCGCTTCCTGGTTGGCATGGGCGGTGGATTCGACCACGATCTTGTCCAGCTCGCTGCGGATGTCCGGCGGCAGGCCGTTCCAGAAGTCCGACGTGGTGATCAACATGTAGTCGAGTATGCCGTGGTTGGACTCGGTGACGTATTTCTGCACCTCATTGAGCTTCTGGTTGTAGAAATTCGAATAGGTGTTTTCCGTGCCGTGGACCAAGCCGGTGCGCAGGCCCTGGTACACCACCGAGAAAATCATCGGTTTGGCTTTGGCGTCCACTGCCTTGAACTGTTCCTCCAGCACCGTAGAAGTCTGGATCCGGAACGTCAGGCCACGGGCATCCTCAGGGGTGCGCAATGGCCTGTTGGCCGACAACTGCTTCATGCCGTTGTGCCAATAGGCCAGGCCCGTGACGTTCTTGCTTTCCATGGACCTGAGCAGCTTCTGGCCCTCGGGGCTCTGCTGGAAACGGTCCACGGCGGCGATGTCGTCGAATAGAAACGGTAGGTCGAACAACTGCACGGTCTTGGTGTACTGGTCGAACTTGGCCAGCGACCGGGCAATGATCTGCACCTCTCCCAGGAGCAAGGCTTCCATCTCCTTGTCATCGCCGTACAGCGTGGAGTTGGGGTACACCTCGACCTTCACTTTGCCCGGTAGCCGCTCCTCCGTGAGCTTCTTGAACATCAACGCGCCCTGGCCCTTGGGCGTTTGTTCGCCTACCACATGGGAGAATTTGATGACGATCGGCTCAGCCGCAATGGCCGTGCCCCACGCCCCGAAAGCCAGGGTGCAGGCGAGCGCTTTCCATACAGGTTTTAGCATTGCAAGGCGTCCCTTTCAGTGTCCGAAGGCACAGGGCCGACAGGTCGGCCCCATACCTCTGTAAGCGGGCAAGTTGTCCTGCGCCCGCCACGGTGTGTGTTTACCGGGTTTAACTCATCCCCAACCAGTTAGGCAGCGCCAGCGAGATCCATGGCACGTAGGTAATCAGCACCAGGAACGCCAACAGGATCATCAACCACGGCATCGCCGCACGAATCGTGGCGGGCAGGGACATGCCGGTCACCGCCGAGGTGACGAACAGGTTCAGCCCCACCGGTGGCGTGATCAGGCCAATCTCCAGGTTGACCACCATGATGATGCCCAAGTGAATCGGGTCGATGCCCAGCTTCATGGCGATGGGGAACAGGATCGGCGCCAGGATCAGGATGATCGCCGAAGGCTCCATGAACGCGCCGGCAATCAGCAGCACGATGTTCACCACCAGCAGGAAGGTCACCGGCGTCAATCCGGCATCGATCACCCACGCGGTGATTTGCTGCGGCAGTTGCTCGGTGGTCAGCACATGGGCGAAGAGCATGGCGTTGGCGATGATGAACATCAGCATGATGCTCAGCTTGGCCGACTCCAGCAGCACCTTGGGTGTCTCGCGGAACGTAAGGTCCTTGTAGACGAACAGGGCAATGAACGCCGAATACACCGCCGCTACCGCCGCCGCTTCAGTGGGCGTGAACATCCCGGAATAAATCCCGCCGAGGATGATGAACATCAGCAACAGGCCCCAGATCGCCTGGCGTGCCGTGCTCAACCATTCCCGCAGCGTCGCCCGCGGCATTGCCGGCAGGTTTTTCTTCACGGCGACGATGTAGATCGCCACCATCAGGAAGAACCCCAACAGCAAGCCGGGAATCACACCGGCCATGAACAATTTGCCCACCGAGGTTTCGGTCGCCGCGGCATACACCACCATCACGATCGAGGGCGGAATCAGGATGCCCAGGGTCCCGGCGTTGCAGACGATGCCGGCGCCAAACGCCTGTGGATAACCCGAACGCACCATCCCGGCAATGGCAATGGAGCCGACCGCCGCCACTGTCGCGGGACTTGAACCCGACAACGCCGCAAACAGCATGCAGGCCAGCACCGCCGCAATTGCCAGGCCGCCACGGATATGGCCGACGCAGGCGTTGGCAAAATCGATCAACCGTCGCGCCACGCCGCCGGTGGTCATGAACGCACCGGCCAGCAGGAAGAACGGAATCGCCAGCAGCGTGTAATGCTCGGACGTTTCGAACAGCTTGATCGCCAGGGACCGAACCGAGTCGGGACTGAAGAAAATGATGGTCAACGATCCAGCCAGCCCCAACGAAATGGCGATGGGCACGCCGATGAACATCAGCACGAACAGTGCAATGAACAGGAAGGCAATGGTCATGGCTTGTCTTCCTCGTGTTCGGTCAATTTGATGGCTTCGGCCGCTTCATCGGCCAGGCCCAGGCCGGTCTGGCGATTCATCAGGATGCGCACGAGAATTTCCGCGAAACGAATGAACACCAGAGCGAACCCCACCGGCACGATCAGCCCGATATGCCATTGCATGATGCCGAAATGGCCAAGGTCCTCGGCGCCGATCTCGGCAATCATCAAGGTGTTGATCCACTCGAAACTCGCCACCGCCAGCAGCCCGGCGTAGGCGAGGCAGCACAGGCAGGCGATGACACCGATCAAGCGCTGCACCGGTTTGCTCGCCAGCTTCACCAGCGCATCGACGCCGATGTGCCCGGCCGTGCGCACGCCGTACGACAGGCCAAAGAAAATCAGCCAGCCAAACAGCGCCTTGGTCAGCGAACTACTCCAGGTCATTGCCTGGGCCATGCCCATGATGTTGTCGCCGATGGCGAACATCGGCTCGCTGGCGGCGGGCCAATGGTCGCCGAGGCTGTAGAAAACCGCATAGAGGTTATTGAGTACCACGTAGACGAACGTGACGAGCGTCATGGCGGCCAGAAGAAAGGCAATGAAACCTTCCTCGAAGTGTTCCCAGATGCGCCGGAGGGCGTTCATGGATGACATCTCCTGTGGGGGACGACAGGCCGATGCCGCCAGGGTGACGGCATCGGCCAACCAATCACTGGGCTTTGTTGGAGGCTTCGGCGGCTTTGATCAGGTCCGCGCCGATATCACCTTCGAACTTCTTCCACACCGGTTTCATCTTGTCGCGCCATTCGCCGCGTTCTTCTGGCGTCAGGGTGATGATCTCGGTGGTCTTGGCCTCGAGGATGCGTTGTTTGTCGTGCTCGTTCAGCTGCGCCGCCTCTTTGTTCACATGGGCCGTGACTTCCACCAGGATCTTGTCCAGTTCCGTGCGGATGTCCGGCGGCAGGCCGTTCCAGAACTTGGTGTTAGTGATCAGCATGTAGTCGAGCAAACCGTGGTTGGACTCGGTGATGTACTTTTGCACTTCATGCATTTTCTGGCTGTAGATGTTCGAGTACGGGTTTTCCGCACCGTTGACCACGCCGGTCTGCAAACCTTGGTACACCTCGGCGAAACTCATCTTGCGCGGGTTCGCGTTCACCGCCTTGAATTGTTCTTCCAGCACTGCAGAAGCCTGTACCCGGAACTTCAGGCCCCGGGCATCCTTGGGTTCACGCAACGGCTTGTTTGCCGACAACTGCTTCATACCATTGTGCCAATAGGCCAGGCCGGTAATGTTCTTGCTTTCCATGGACTTGAGCAGTTTCTGGCCTTCAGGGCTCAACTGGAAGCGATCCACAGCGGAAATGTCATCGAACAGAAACGGCAAGTCGAACAGCTGCACCGTCTTGGTGTACTGCTCGAACTTGGCCAGCGATGGCGCAATCATCTGCACGTCGCCCAATAGCAAGGCTTCCATCTCCTTACCGTCGCCGAACAAAGAAGAGTTGGGGTAGACCTCGACCTTCACTTTGCCTGGCAGCCGTTCTTCCACCAACTTCTTGAACAGCAGTGCGCCTTGGCCTTTGGGTGTTTGTTCGGCGACCACATGGGAGAACTTGATGACCACCGGATCTGCCGCCATGGCCGTGCTCATCGCACTAAGGGCCAATGTGCAAGCGAGCGCTTTCCAGATAGGTTTGAACATTAGGGGCTTTCCTCTTGTTTTTAGTATTTTCGTGCGGGCTCATTCAACATACAGCGCACGGCGGAACAATGATGAGTCTAGGCAGAAAAACAACTTGTCGGGGACGGTTAACGGGAAAAACCGTCATTCGGCTGTACCTCTCGACAGGTTGCGCTAGAGCCTTCCTTGCGTCGGGCTGAAACATCACAAACGGCTCATTTTTTAATGCTTTCAGTCAGCAACCGTGCCTGGGGCAGGAAACCATAAAGGAGCGGTGATGGCTACTGGCTTTCAATCTCGCGCCAGTGCTCGGTGAATCCATGGGGCGTGGCTGTGGATTGTGCTTTCACCACCGACCCCTGTGGGAGCGAGCTTGCTCGCGATGACGGCGGCCCAGCCAACATCACCGTCTCAGACAGGCCGCCTTCGCGAGCAAGCTCGCTCCCACAATTGCCCATCTCCTGGTCCGCGTCATCAGCCTTCAGGGCACTACCTCGTCTGCGGCAAGTGGTACCACCTCATGTTGCGTGGTATGACGACTTCTTAAAATTCCGCTCGCTGAAATACTCGCATCTCCGCAAAAGGTCTCCTGTATGTGTAGGTTTTATTGCGTTATGGGGTTGACAGTCCGCCAGTAACGTCAGAATAATCCATCACGTTGTATGACGACATACAAATAAACAATAACAACATTGGTGTTCCTCCCCTATGAGAATCACAGGCGTTCACGTCGAAGTTTTTTCCACTCCTTCGCGCCGTGCCCAGGACAGCGCCGGCCATGCCCATCCAGGCGATGAGGTCATGATCAAGATGGCTTTGCTGCGAATCGGTTGCGACGATGGCTCCGAGGGTTATGCCTTTGGTCCGCCTGAGTTGATTCGTCCGCACATCATTGAATCCTTCGTACGCAAAGTGCTGATCGGTCGCGATCCGATGGACCGCGAAAGCATCTGGCAAGACCTGGCGCACTGGCAGCGCGGCAGTGCCGGGCAGTTCACCGACCGGGCGCTGGCGCTGGTGGAACAAGCGTTGTGGGATCTGGCCGGGCGCACGCTTAAGTTGCCGGTGCATAAACTGATTGGTGGTTATCGCGACAAGGTCCCGGCGTACGGCTCGACGATGTGCGGCGACGATTTGCCGGGTGGGTTGTCGACGCCGGATGAGTACGCTCAATTTGCCGAAAAGCTGGTGCAGCGCGGCTACAAGGCCATCAAGTTGCACACTTGGATGCCGCCGATTTCCTTCGCGCCGAATCCACAAATGGACATCCAGGCCTGCGCCGCCGTGCGTGAGGCGGTGGGGCCGGACATCGCGCTGATGCTCGACGGTTATCACTGGTACAGCCGCATGGACGCGCTGACCATTGGCAAGGCGCTGCAAAAGCTGAATTTCGCCTGGTTCGAAGAGCCGATGATGGAAGACTCGGCGGAGTCTTATGCCTGGCTGGCCGCCAACCTGGACATCCCGGTGCTGGGCCCGGAGAGCATCGCTGGCAAGTTCCACAGTCGCGCCAGCTGGGTCACGCAGAAGTCTTGTGACATCCTGCGCGCCGGCGTGGCCGGGGTCGGGGGGATCGGGCCGTGCCTGAAGGTGGCGCACCTGGCGGAGTCGTTCGGCATGGATTGTGAAGTCCACGGCAATGGCGCGGCGAACCTGGCGGTGGTCGGGGCCATCAGCAATTGCCGTTGGTACGAGCGCGGCCTGCTGCACCCGTTCCTTGACTATGAAGAAATCCCGGCGCACCTCAACAGCATCGTCGACCCCATGGACGCCGACGGTTTTGTGCACCTGCCCGACCGGCCGGGCTTGGGCGAGGACATCAACTTCGCGTATATCGAGGCCAACACCTTGTCCCGACATTGAGCCTGTTCCACGCCTGGGGCCGATGACTGCCCGGGCGACAAGTCTTTATAAATATAAGAAAGGACTGAACCATGAATCTCTGGCCCAAGCGCCTGACCAGGCTGCTGTGTGTCATCGTGGCCCTGTGCGCAGTGCAGGTGCCCGTCAGCCTGGCCCAAGGCGAAACGCCCCCCGACCAATTGGTGGTGGGCATGAGCATGATCAATCTGCTGTCCCTGGACCCTGCCGCGGCGACGGGTCTGGAGGTTGCCGAAGTCAATGCCAATGTCTATGACATGCTCCTGGAGCAGGACGCGGCGCAGCCGGACACGCTGATTCCGGCTCTGGCGAAAACCTGGGACGTCAGCCCCGACCGCATGCGCCTGACCTTCCAATTGCGTGACGACGTACGTTTTCACTCCGGTGCGCCACTCACCGCCCAAGACGTCGCCTGGTCGTTGCAGCGCGTGGTCACCCTCAACCGCGCCCTGGCTTCCACTTGGAAAGCCTACGGTTTCACCGCCGACAACGTGGTCAAACTGATGCGCGCCGAAGGGCCGCACACTTTTGTCATGGAATTGCCACGGGTCACTGACCCGATGCTGGTGCTCAACACCCTGGCGACTTCACCCAGCGCCTTCATCATCGATCGCAGCGTCGCCTTGCAGCATCAGGTCGGCGACGATCAGGGCGCGGCGTGGCTGGCGACGCACACGGCTGGGTCCGGCGCGTTCAAGCTCGACATCTGGCGCGCCAACGATGTGATCCTGATGAGTCGCAATGACGACTATTGGCGCGGCGCGGCGAAGTTGCGCCGGGTGATCATGCGCAACATGACCGAGTCCCAGGCCCTGCGCCTGATGGTCGAGCGCGGCGACCTGGACGTTGCCCGCGGCATGGCCGCAACTGACATCCAGGCGTTGGGGAAGGTCGATGAAGTGCGCATCCAGAGCATCGCCCGCGGCACGCTGTACTACGTGGCGATGAGCATGCAGCAACCGTTGTTCCAGGACATCCGCGTGCGCCAGGCCATCCGCCTGCTGATCGACTACCAGGGCATCAATGACGTGGTCATGCCGCACTACGGCGTGATCAATCAGCGGCCCTTGCAGTTGGGCCTGCCGGCACGCCTGGACGACCCGGGCTATCGCCTGGACGTGGCCGAGGCCAAGCGTCTGTTGGCTGCGGCCGGACATGCCGAAGGCTTCAAGGTGACCATTCGTTCGCTGACCGATCCGCCGTTCATCAACATCGCCACCAGCCTGCAAGCGACGCTGGCCCAGGCGGGGATCCAGGCGACGATCATCACCGGCACCGGCAACCAGATCTATGGCGCGATGCGCGACCGCCAGTTCGACATCCTCGTCGGTCGTGGCGGCGGCGGGGCGGAGCGTCATCCGCATTCGAGTCTGCGGGCCCTGGTGTACAACCCGGACAACCGCACCGAAGCCAAGCTGAGCAATTTCCAGGGCTGGCGCACCTCGTTCTTCAACCCGCAGCTCAACCAGTTGATCGAGCAAGCCGAGCGTGAGCGGGACCCCGAGCGCCAGCGCGAAATCTACGCCCAGATCC from Pseudomonas beijingensis includes the following:
- a CDS encoding ABC transporter substrate-binding protein — protein: MNLWPKRLTRLLCVIVALCAVQVPVSLAQGETPPDQLVVGMSMINLLSLDPAAATGLEVAEVNANVYDMLLEQDAAQPDTLIPALAKTWDVSPDRMRLTFQLRDDVRFHSGAPLTAQDVAWSLQRVVTLNRALASTWKAYGFTADNVVKLMRAEGPHTFVMELPRVTDPMLVLNTLATSPSAFIIDRSVALQHQVGDDQGAAWLATHTAGSGAFKLDIWRANDVILMSRNDDYWRGAAKLRRVIMRNMTESQALRLMVERGDLDVARGMAATDIQALGKVDEVRIQSIARGTLYYVAMSMQQPLFQDIRVRQAIRLLIDYQGINDVVMPHYGVINQRPLQLGLPARLDDPGYRLDVAEAKRLLAAAGHAEGFKVTIRSLTDPPFINIATSLQATLAQAGIQATIITGTGNQIYGAMRDRQFDILVGRGGGGAERHPHSSLRALVYNPDNRTEAKLSNFQGWRTSFFNPQLNQLIEQAERERDPERQREIYAQIQTLYDQQVGAIMPVSQMVDEVVIHADVRNYIGHTAATTRLRDVYKQR
- a CDS encoding TRAP transporter small permease, with product MNALRRIWEHFEEGFIAFLLAAMTLVTFVYVVLNNLYAVFYSLGDHWPAASEPMFAIGDNIMGMAQAMTWSSSLTKALFGWLIFFGLSYGVRTAGHIGVDALVKLASKPVQRLIGVIACLCCLAYAGLLAVASFEWINTLMIAEIGAEDLGHFGIMQWHIGLIVPVGFALVFIRFAEILVRILMNRQTGLGLADEAAEAIKLTEHEEDKP
- a CDS encoding methylated-DNA--[protein]-cysteine S-methyltransferase; translated protein: MLPLYKTIPSPVGQLILVARETRLAAILWENERLNRVRLGPLEEDTQHPVLKETERQLLEYFAGQRRRFELELDFAGTDFQVRVWHALLTIPFGETRSYRDIALQIGQPTAVRAVGAANGRNPISIIAPCHRVIGSSGSLTGFAGGLAAKQFLLSLEGQQSLQLAF
- a CDS encoding TRAP transporter substrate-binding protein — its product is MLKPVWKALACTLAFGAWGTAIAAEPIVIKFSHVVGEQTPKGQGALMFKKLTEERLPGKVKVEVYPNSTLYGDDKEMEALLLGEVQIIARSLAKFDQYTKTVQLFDLPFLFDDIAAVDRFQQSPEGQKLLRSMESKNVTGLAYWHNGMKQLSANRPLRTPEDARGLTFRIQTSTVLEEQFKAVDAKAKPMIFSVVYQGLRTGLVHGTENTYSNFYNQKLNEVQKYVTESNHGILDYMLITTSDFWNGLPPDIRSELDKIVVESTAHANQEAERFNQQDKQHVLDAKTTEIIALTPQERSAWRDKMKPVWAKFEKDIGADLIKAAQASNVAQ
- a CDS encoding mandelate racemase family protein, which translates into the protein MRITGVHVEVFSTPSRRAQDSAGHAHPGDEVMIKMALLRIGCDDGSEGYAFGPPELIRPHIIESFVRKVLIGRDPMDRESIWQDLAHWQRGSAGQFTDRALALVEQALWDLAGRTLKLPVHKLIGGYRDKVPAYGSTMCGDDLPGGLSTPDEYAQFAEKLVQRGYKAIKLHTWMPPISFAPNPQMDIQACAAVREAVGPDIALMLDGYHWYSRMDALTIGKALQKLNFAWFEEPMMEDSAESYAWLAANLDIPVLGPESIAGKFHSRASWVTQKSCDILRAGVAGVGGIGPCLKVAHLAESFGMDCEVHGNGAANLAVVGAISNCRWYERGLLHPFLDYEEIPAHLNSIVDPMDADGFVHLPDRPGLGEDINFAYIEANTLSRH
- a CDS encoding alkaline phosphatase D family protein; translation: MLSSTPDLTSTLPPVLVGPLLRRLEPARLVMWLVGTRALALTLRIDGVGDLELDASRCTVVPVGQRAFVHLIDVTLDAPLPQDVAIDYDLLVDDAPIAEWAPHLLYDGAQCPNFMLHSRIEQLVHGSCRKPHYPANDGLLCVDRLLAQAPAQRPALLMMSGDQVYADDVAGPMLRAIHGLIERLGLFEECLDGAVVEDSAKLYQHPASYYHRADLLPALESNETLRERFFGGARKPIFTSSSADNHLVTFAEVMAMYLLVWSPVPWTLIAVQPPELTVERRQRYDLEQQRIDAFKTGLGGVARVFAHLSCLMIFDDHDITDDWNLSAQWEETAYGHPFSKRIIGNALIAYMLCQGWGNNPDAFVDVLPQTLALSDTARDRYLDSEPQDTLIDSLLAFQHWHYVLPSTPALVVLDTRTRRWRSENNLKQPSGLLDWEALSELQQELLDHPSAIIVSPAPIFGVKLIETVQRVFSWCGYPLLVDAENWMAHRGAAQVILNIFRHSRTPGNYVVLSGDVHYSFVYEVLIPHRKGGPRIWQITSSGIKNEFPPVLLEWFDRLNRWLYSPRSPLNWFTKRRSMRIVPHTPEHAAAGERLWNSAGIGQVFFNEQGQPTQIYQHNANGQPPTRMRAPKPPSP
- the dctP gene encoding C4-dicarboxylate TRAP substrate-binding protein DctP; translated protein: MFKPIWKALACTLALSAMSTAMAADPVVIKFSHVVAEQTPKGQGALLFKKLVEERLPGKVKVEVYPNSSLFGDGKEMEALLLGDVQMIAPSLAKFEQYTKTVQLFDLPFLFDDISAVDRFQLSPEGQKLLKSMESKNITGLAYWHNGMKQLSANKPLREPKDARGLKFRVQASAVLEEQFKAVNANPRKMSFAEVYQGLQTGVVNGAENPYSNIYSQKMHEVQKYITESNHGLLDYMLITNTKFWNGLPPDIRTELDKILVEVTAHVNKEAAQLNEHDKQRILEAKTTEIITLTPEERGEWRDKMKPVWKKFEGDIGADLIKAAEASNKAQ
- the dctM gene encoding C4-dicarboxylate TRAP transporter large permease protein DctM codes for the protein MTIAFLFIALFVLMFIGVPIAISLGLAGSLTIIFFSPDSVRSLAIKLFETSEHYTLLAIPFFLLAGAFMTTGGVARRLIDFANACVGHIRGGLAIAAVLACMLFAALSGSSPATVAAVGSIAIAGMVRSGYPQAFGAGIVCNAGTLGILIPPSIVMVVYAAATETSVGKLFMAGVIPGLLLGFFLMVAIYIVAVKKNLPAMPRATLREWLSTARQAIWGLLLMFIILGGIYSGMFTPTEAAAVAAVYSAFIALFVYKDLTFRETPKVLLESAKLSIMLMFIIANAMLFAHVLTTEQLPQQITAWVIDAGLTPVTFLLVVNIVLLIAGAFMEPSAIILILAPILFPIAMKLGIDPIHLGIIMVVNLEIGLITPPVGLNLFVTSAVTGMSLPATIRAAMPWLMILLAFLVLITYVPWISLALPNWLGMS